Below is a window of Ovis aries strain OAR_USU_Benz2616 breed Rambouillet chromosome 20, ARS-UI_Ramb_v3.0, whole genome shotgun sequence DNA.
GGCTGTGGTGCCAGGGGGCGGCTGAGGCAGCTTCTTCCAGAGCCTCTGGGTGTGACTGACTGGAAccagccctggggtggggagaaggaatcAGGATGTCTTGTACTTCCTCCTTCAGCTACAGTCAGCCCAGGTGGCTCCTGGATGAAATTCCTCATGTGTCACTACTCGGGAGGCCCCCTTCGTGCCTGGAGAAGGTGTATGCTGGGGAGTGCAAATTCCAGGAAGAACTGAGCCCCAAGAGAGGGTTCACCCTGGGATGGGTGGCGGAGGCTCGGTTTACCAGCTGAGATGGCCCTGGCTGTGTCCCAGGTGTTCAAGAGAGCACCCCCgcccatcctctccctccttgTCCCCCCAGTTGCCCGCCCTCTGCCCCGCATCCTGCCTCTCAGCCCCTATAATTACACTGCTTCCCCACGCATGCTTGCTGCCATTCCTTGGCTTCCGGGGACCTCGAAGGATGAGAGGTAGGAGTCCCTGTTATTAGGGTTCGCTGCAGGGTGTGTATGAAGGGGGACATGAAAACAAGGGTGGGGTGAGCAAGGTCTAGGTCATCGATAGAGCCTGGGTGGCTGGGTCCTGAGCTGAGGGACTAAAATGAGGGACGCCACCATCAGCGGTTACGCACCAGCCGTGGCCTTCCAGACGGGTTTGACCAGTCAGGTTTGGATGCAGTTCCTTGTGTGACAGGGCCGGCCCCTCCCCAGAGATCAGCCTCCATCACTCCCTCCTCCCCTATAAAGCCTCTTAGGGCTCCCAGACTCCCAGACTCAGGTGACCCCTGACTTTGGGGGCCAGGAGATAGCCAAGATGCTCAACTGGAAACTCCTGGGGATCTTGGTCCTTTGCCTGTTTGCTGGAGGTGAGCTGGGAACAGAGGCCCGGAGTATGATTTGGGGTGATCTGGGACAGTCAGGATGAGGCGAGGCTGAGATGGATGCGTAAGGACGGGGAGATTCTAGGAGATCCTGGGAGATGCATGTGAGGGGAAGAGTTAAGGGGATGGAGGTGATGTGAGTAGGTTCATTTTAGCACAGAATAAACTGCTGGTTTGGCTTTAGCTCCATGTGGTGATTTAGATCAGCATTCAGGGGTGCAGGCAAGTGTTCATCAGAGCTGGGGTCTCTGTTATGGGGGAGAAGGTTATTGTAGAGATGGGGTCTGGGTGCTACATGGGGCCTGGGTATAGATAGTTTTGGACCTCAGACATGTATAGGGGTTCTGCCAGTGGTGTGTCCCAAACAGGGTTGGATGGAGTTTATAGTGGAGGAAGGGAGGTCACGTCAGTTTAAAGTTGGTTCAGTCAGTAGTTCAGGACAGGGTTTCATATCATTTTAAGATCATGTTGGTATTCTGCGAATGTGTGGAGAGTTacttttgagttttgtttgtaGAATCAGCTCAGGCCGTGGTCCATCACAGAGAGGTGATGCTCCTGGGGTCCTAGCTGCTGGGAGAGGGGGGACCCTCACAACCTCTtaccttccttcttcttcctctacAGGCATCTCAGGCAGTGGAGACCACCCTTCCCCCTCATCCAGAGAGATCTCAGAGGAGGAGGGCCCTCCACCATTGCCTCAGGGCCCCCCAATCCCTGGTGACCCCTGGCCAGGGGCACCCCCTCTCTTTGAGGATCCTCCACCTCCAGGCCCCAATCGTCCCTGGAGAGACCTGCCTGATTCTGGAGTCTGGCCTCCTGAACCCCCTAGAACTGATCCCCCTCAACCTCCTCGGCCTGACGACCCCTGGCCCGCAGGACCCCAGCCTCCAGAAAACCCCTGGCCACCTGCCCCTGAGGTGGACCACAGATCTCATGAGGAGCCAGACCTTGACCCACCCAGGGAGGAGTACAGATAACGGGCCCCCAGAGGCATCCTGGACCTCTGCTCTCAAACCCGTTTCTACCCTTCTGACTCCCCTTGAATTCTCCCCAATTTAGCGTTGACTCCTTAATTCCTTTCCTCATTCCTTCAGTTTTATTCTGAAGATGTTGTGCATATTTTCTGTCCCCTCTTGAGATCAGTATTTAAGCCCCactttccctctccttttttctctGACAGCAGAACATCCCTACCTCCACCTCCCAgctcctcttccccacccctggAACTCAGGAGCAGGGCTGGCAGCACTATGTTCTCTCTGCTGCCACCTGGTGGCCAACCACTGGGAACTGTCAGGAGCCGATGATGCTtccatgaaatggaaaaataaaatgccataatttcttaattttgacTCTAGGTTGCTTCTTTGCCAATGAGCAGGTCTTTGAATGTTCAGATGCATTTGTCACAGGCACAAACCTACAGAGATCTGGAAGTCATCTGAGTTCCTGTCTTGCCCATATGCATAAGGATGG
It encodes the following:
- the PSORS1C2 gene encoding psoriasis susceptibility 1 candidate gene 2 protein translates to MLNWKLLGILVLCLFAGGISGSGDHPSPSSREISEEEGPPPLPQGPPIPGDPWPGAPPLFEDPPPPGPNRPWRDLPDSGVWPPEPPRTDPPQPPRPDDPWPAGPQPPENPWPPAPEVDHRSHEEPDLDPPREEYR